The Streptomyces sp. NBC_00597 DNA segment GCCGCCCGACATCCGGGTCGGGAGGTGGCCGGTGCGGTGGCCGAGGCCGACCCGCTCCAGCGCGGTACGGGCCCGGTCGGCGCGTTCCGCGCGCGGGACGCCGTTGTAGACCATGGCGAGGCGGACGTTCTCCAGGGCGCTGCGGTGCGGCAGGAGGTGGAAGGACTGGAAGACGAAACCGATGCGCTGCCCGCGCAGGGCGGTCCGGTCGCGGTCGCGCAGTGCGCCGGTGTCGATGCCGTCGAGAAGGTACCGGCCGGTGGTCGGGGCGTCGATGAGCCCGGCGACGTTCAGGAAGGTCGACTTCCCGGAGCCGGAGGGGCCGACGACGGTGACGTACTCGCCGCGTTCCACGGTCAGTTCGCAGGGCCGCAGCGCCTGGACGGGCGGCGGCCCGGGATAGGTGAGCCCGACCCCCTCGAACCGTACGACGGGCCCGTCCCCCGCCCCCACGTCGGCGGCCCCGCCCGCCCCCACGTCGGCGGCCCCGCCCGCGACCGATTCCGTGTCCCCGCCCGCGGCCGAATTCGTGCCCGCTGCCGACTCCGTGCCCGTGCCCGACTCCGTGCCGGCGCCCGTGCCCGTGCCCGACTCCGACTCCGTGCCCGACTCCGTGGCCGTGCCCGACTCCGTGCCCGTGCCCGCTGCCGACTCCGTGCCCGACTCCGTGCCTGTGCCCGCGGGTCGGTCCGCGGGCGTCATGGCTTTGCCTGCGCTACCAGCACCCGGTCGCCGTCGGCGAGCGCGCCGCCGGCGACCGGCTCGACCTGGACCATTCCGTCGGCGGACATCCCCGCCCGGACCTCGACCCGGCGCCGGGCGTCCGCCGCCGCGGGGTCCTTGCCCAGCACCGTGACGGTGGTCCGGCCGTCGGCGCCGGCCGACACGGCGGACAGCGGTACGACCAGCACCGGCTCCCCGGAGGAGGCGGCGGTCACGGTGAGCCGGACCCCCTGTCCGGAAAGCCGGGCGTCGAGGGCCTGGTCGGGGGTGACGG contains these protein-coding regions:
- a CDS encoding ABC transporter ATP-binding protein → MGAGDGPVVRFEGVGLTYPGPPPVQALRPCELTVERGEYVTVVGPSGSGKSTFLNVAGLIDAPTTGRYLLDGIDTGALRDRDRTALRGQRIGFVFQSFHLLPHRSALENVRLAMVYNGVPRAERADRARTALERVGLGHRTGHLPTRMSGGERQRVAIARALVAGPSLLLCDEPTGNLDTATAGAVLGLLDELHADGLTLLVITHDPHVAARGRRTVSIRDGILTEVVTA